A region of Chlamydia crocodili DNA encodes the following proteins:
- a CDS encoding pseudouridine synthase: protein MAKVRLNKFLASSGVASRRKCDEIIFSGHVTVNGRVAPGPFIVVDEETDTVKVDGQRVGMTKKVYFMVHKPLGYLCSSEKKFPGDKLVIDLFSHLPYRVFTVGRLDKETSGLILVTNDGEFSNKIIHPSFGITKEYLLKVNREITAKNLEDLMEGTVIDGKKIRPVSVEKIRRGTIKIIVNEGKKHEIRLFAEAAGLPILELTRIRIGSFVLGGLRYGEYRELTDAEILTYM, encoded by the coding sequence ATGGCAAAGGTTCGTCTCAATAAGTTTTTGGCTTCTTCTGGTGTTGCATCACGCAGGAAGTGTGATGAGATTATTTTTTCAGGTCATGTAACTGTAAATGGTCGTGTGGCTCCCGGCCCTTTCATAGTGGTAGATGAAGAAACGGATACTGTGAAGGTAGATGGTCAACGTGTAGGTATGACTAAGAAAGTATATTTTATGGTGCATAAACCTTTGGGATATTTATGTTCTTCGGAGAAAAAATTCCCAGGAGATAAGCTGGTTATCGATTTATTTTCTCATCTTCCTTATCGGGTATTTACTGTCGGCAGATTAGATAAGGAAACTTCAGGACTGATTTTAGTAACGAATGATGGAGAATTTTCTAATAAGATTATCCATCCTTCTTTTGGAATTACCAAAGAATATTTGCTTAAGGTGAACCGTGAAATTACTGCTAAAAATCTTGAAGATCTTATGGAAGGGACTGTTATTGATGGTAAGAAAATTCGTCCTGTTTCTGTTGAGAAAATTCGTCGGGGTACAATTAAAATTATTGTAAACGAAGGGAAAAAACATGAAATCCGTTTGTTTGCAGAAGCTGCGGGGTTGCCTATTTTAGAGCTCACACGTATTCGTATAGGAAGTTTTGTTCTTGGAGGTCTTCGCTATGGGGAATATCGTGAGCTTACCGATGCTGAGATTCTTACGTATATGTAG
- a CDS encoding 2,3-bisphosphoglycerate-dependent phosphoglycerate mutase, which translates to MAFLILLRHGKSVWNEKNLFTGWVDIPLSQKGIDEAIHAGQVIKDLPIDCIFTSSLVRSLMTALLAMTHHNSKKIPYIVHDDEQKKQMSRIYSDEEKNMIPLYRSSALNERMYGELQGKNKKETAEKFGEEQVKLWRRSYKTAPPSGESLYDTGQRTVPYFEETIFPLLKNSKNVFISAHGNSLRSLIMDIEKLSEEEVLSLELPTGKPIVYLWTGHTFERHPEPFG; encoded by the coding sequence ATGGCTTTTCTTATCTTATTACGACACGGAAAATCCGTCTGGAATGAAAAAAATCTTTTTACAGGATGGGTAGATATCCCTCTGAGTCAAAAAGGAATCGATGAAGCTATTCACGCGGGTCAGGTAATAAAAGACCTCCCAATAGACTGCATTTTCACTTCTTCTCTTGTTAGAAGTTTGATGACAGCATTGCTTGCAATGACACATCACAACTCTAAAAAAATTCCTTATATTGTTCATGATGATGAACAAAAGAAACAGATGAGCAGGATCTATAGTGATGAAGAAAAGAATATGATCCCTCTTTATCGTTCTAGCGCACTAAACGAAAGAATGTATGGAGAACTTCAAGGAAAAAATAAAAAAGAAACTGCTGAGAAATTTGGTGAGGAACAGGTCAAATTATGGAGAAGAAGCTATAAAACAGCACCTCCTAGTGGAGAAAGTCTCTACGATACTGGACAACGTACCGTCCCCTATTTTGAAGAAACCATCTTTCCTTTATTGAAGAATTCAAAAAATGTATTTATATCTGCTCATGGAAATTCCTTACGTTCACTTATTATGGATATAGAAAAATTAAGTGAAGAAGAGGTACTCTCTTTAGAGTTACCTACAGGAAAACCCATAGTATATTTATGGACCGGCCACACATTCGAACGACATCCAGAACCATTTGGTTAA
- a CDS encoding biotin--[acetyl-CoA-carboxylase] ligase: protein MKVIYYEIAETPSTNETAKQLMHLWNPYALTVISTQKQTAGKGKFNKTWFSSNKDLTVSLCFFITELDIDVSQLFRLGTEAVLALIQDLGIRNGTIRWPNDVLVNEEKLCGVLSETMPTQGYLGITLGIGINGNTKKEELASIDQPATSLSILLNHTVDLGEVREKLIEHAKKSILRRFSKILAREIDHR, encoded by the coding sequence ATGAAAGTTATTTATTATGAAATAGCAGAAACTCCTTCCACAAATGAAACAGCAAAACAGCTTATGCATCTATGGAATCCCTATGCTCTTACTGTTATTTCCACTCAAAAGCAAACAGCAGGGAAAGGTAAATTTAATAAAACTTGGTTCTCATCTAATAAAGATCTTACCGTATCGCTATGCTTTTTCATTACCGAATTAGACATTGATGTTAGCCAATTATTCCGTTTAGGAACAGAAGCAGTTCTCGCTCTCATCCAAGATCTAGGCATTCGTAATGGAACCATAAGATGGCCTAATGATGTTTTAGTAAATGAAGAAAAACTCTGCGGGGTTCTTAGTGAAACTATGCCTACACAAGGCTATTTAGGAATCACTTTAGGGATAGGGATAAATGGCAATACGAAAAAAGAAGAGCTAGCTTCTATAGACCAACCAGCAACATCCCTTTCAATACTATTAAATCATACTGTAGATCTTGGAGAAGTTCGTGAAAAGCTTATTGAACATGCAAAAAAAAGTATCTTGCGAAGATTCTCAAAAATCCTAGCGAGAGAAATAGATCATAGGTAG
- a CDS encoding aminotransferase class V-fold PLP-dependent enzyme — translation MDRPHIRTTSRTIWLNNQQAIPPSVSVRESLETYSDPFSLTPSSAMKLLNETEEVARKLVGCSEETHTFHFLPHFPHAAAIIVAALLENLTFFQGRNHLLVSSHEQQYNIDAICRRQGLGTTYDWVTINSSGRLSPEQLTEALTPRTLLFSLSAANGMTGFIEPIESLQPLCKDRGVVLHLDLCDILGRAALTPEMLDADILTFSSLALGGIGNIGGMFIKKSLSKFFNLWLPTNSPGTICLGSVAAMKTACQERLSSFSSLILSSINLRNKLTKELQAACSDVQFLFPELENKLPNVMIATIGDIPAESLAFFLHQQGIYPGLGYERFQPLSQILQNCGVSPFLCHSALHFSFTERTKDEQFTTLGRSIQEGSAHLQSAIASSV, via the coding sequence ATGGACCGGCCACACATTCGAACGACATCCAGAACCATTTGGTTAAACAATCAACAAGCAATACCTCCTTCAGTTTCAGTACGAGAGAGCTTGGAGACTTATTCTGATCCATTTTCTTTAACACCTTCGTCAGCAATGAAATTGCTTAACGAAACTGAAGAGGTTGCTCGTAAGCTTGTCGGTTGTTCTGAAGAAACTCATACATTTCATTTTCTTCCTCATTTTCCCCACGCTGCAGCAATTATCGTAGCTGCTTTATTAGAAAATCTTACCTTTTTCCAAGGGAGGAATCATCTTTTAGTCTCCTCTCATGAGCAACAATATAATATTGATGCTATTTGCCGCCGGCAAGGATTAGGAACTACCTACGATTGGGTAACCATAAACTCTTCAGGAAGACTTTCCCCAGAACAACTTACAGAGGCACTCACACCACGCACTCTACTCTTTTCATTATCTGCTGCTAATGGTATGACAGGATTCATTGAACCTATAGAATCTCTACAACCCTTATGCAAAGATCGTGGTGTCGTTCTACATTTAGATCTTTGTGATATTTTAGGACGTGCAGCACTCACCCCAGAAATGCTCGATGCTGATATTCTTACATTTTCTTCTTTAGCCTTAGGAGGAATTGGAAATATCGGAGGCATGTTTATTAAAAAATCCCTCAGTAAGTTTTTTAATTTATGGCTCCCTACAAATTCTCCAGGAACCATATGTTTAGGTTCCGTAGCGGCGATGAAGACAGCATGCCAGGAACGCTTATCCTCTTTTTCTTCATTAATTTTATCTTCAATCAATTTAAGAAATAAACTTACAAAAGAACTTCAAGCAGCCTGTTCCGACGTGCAATTTCTTTTCCCAGAACTAGAAAATAAACTTCCTAATGTGATGATTGCTACTATAGGAGATATTCCGGCTGAAAGTTTAGCCTTTTTCCTACATCAACAAGGTATCTATCCAGGACTGGGCTACGAACGTTTCCAACCCCTATCTCAAATATTACAAAATTGTGGGGTATCACCTTTCCTCTGTCACAGCGCTCTACACTTTTCTTTCACAGAGAGAACGAAAGATGAACAATTTACAACTTTAGGACGTAGTATCCAAGAGGGTAGCGCCCACCTTCAATCTGCAATTGCGAGCT
- a CDS encoding FtsW/RodA/SpoVE family cell cycle protein, protein MRNARYFSYVNSWVFIVIILLMMISVVVISSMDPSTILVTSSKGLLTNKSIMQIRHFALGWLAFSLCMYLDYHRLRSWAWVLYILMLLSLVGLFFVPTVQNVHRWYKIPFIGLSVQPSEYAKLIVVIMLSYTLDVRKSVISSKITALLACIIVGIPFLLIFKEPDLGTALVLCPVALAIFYLGNIHPLFVKICATIAGLGMFCSLLIFSGIISHDKVKPYALKVIKEYQYERLSPSNHHQRASLISIGLGGVKGRGWKSGEFAGRGWLPYGYTDSVFSALGEEFGLIGLFFALWMFYCLICFGCRTVAVAVDDFGRLLAAGITVHISMHVLINISMMCGLMPITGVPLVLVSYGGSSVISTMASLGILQSIYSRRFSKY, encoded by the coding sequence ATGAGAAACGCTAGATATTTCAGCTATGTCAATTCTTGGGTGTTTATCGTCATTATTTTATTAATGATGATTAGCGTAGTTGTTATTTCTTCTATGGACCCCTCTACGATTCTAGTCACATCATCCAAAGGATTACTCACGAATAAAAGCATTATGCAAATTCGTCATTTTGCTTTGGGATGGCTAGCTTTTTCTTTATGTATGTATCTTGATTACCATAGATTAAGGAGCTGGGCGTGGGTTCTCTATATTCTCATGCTTTTGAGTCTTGTGGGTTTATTTTTTGTCCCTACAGTCCAAAATGTTCATAGATGGTACAAAATCCCTTTTATCGGTTTGAGTGTCCAACCTTCTGAATATGCCAAGCTTATCGTTGTAATCATGCTTAGCTATACGTTAGATGTACGCAAATCAGTAATTTCTTCGAAGATTACAGCTTTACTCGCTTGTATTATTGTGGGTATTCCCTTTTTGCTTATTTTTAAAGAACCAGATTTAGGGACTGCCCTGGTATTATGTCCTGTTGCTTTGGCAATTTTTTATTTAGGGAATATCCATCCTTTATTTGTGAAAATCTGTGCAACAATTGCAGGTTTAGGCATGTTCTGCTCTTTGCTGATTTTCTCAGGGATTATTTCTCATGATAAGGTTAAGCCTTATGCATTAAAGGTGATTAAAGAATACCAATACGAAAGACTAAGCCCTTCTAATCATCACCAACGTGCATCTTTAATTTCTATCGGCCTGGGTGGTGTTAAAGGTCGTGGATGGAAGTCTGGGGAATTTGCTGGTAGGGGTTGGTTACCTTACGGTTATACAGATTCGGTATTTTCTGCTTTAGGAGAAGAATTCGGTCTGATTGGGCTATTTTTTGCCTTATGGATGTTTTACTGTCTCATTTGTTTTGGCTGCCGAACTGTAGCTGTAGCTGTTGATGATTTCGGCAGATTATTAGCTGCAGGAATTACCGTGCATATTTCTATGCACGTGTTAATCAATATCAGCATGATGTGTGGATTGATGCCTATTACGGGAGTCCCTTTAGTTTTAGTTTCCTACGGGGGATCTTCGGTGATTTCTACAATGGCATCCTTAGGAATTTTGCAAAGTATCTATAGTCGTAGATTCTCAAAATACTAA
- a CDS encoding cation-translocating P-type ATPase, whose product MFSRLFSTPFSPEILNNFFESGMAEDNSPMLSQKNRLLSRNLSLKSACISLGTYLCALAFYWFRIVDISNLFVVFTFFLAGTPALIKSLDDIRNKTVNIDILMTSAAFGSIFIGGALEGSLLLVLFAISEALGQMVSGKAKSTLASLKHLAPTIAWIVGEDGNLEKTPVSQVQVGDIIRVKSGEIVPLDGEIIHGSSSINLMHLTGEKIPKSCQMGSVVPAGAHNLEGSFDLKVLKTGADSTIAHIINLVIQAQKSKPRLQQRLDKYSSAYALTIFGISTSIAVLVPLFTSIPFLGPNSAFYRALAFLIAASPCALIIAIPIAYLSAVNACAKHGVLLKGGVVLDRLASCNSIVMDKTGTLTTGELTCIGCDNFGEKNPDFFPSILALEQSSMHPIAQAIAAYLIKNNVSSLPAEEYCMIPGKGVRGIFQGQEAFVGRVDTALQKVPQEYVQELEERIHTARQRGEICSLAYLQGSCALFYFKDTPRLDAGKIVKELRDEGYPISMLTGDHQISAENTAKLLGISEVFSDLSPDDKLEKVRELAKKRHILMVGDGINDAPALAQATVGVAMGEAGSATAIEAADIVLLHDAISLLPWIIRKAKKTRKIVTQNLGLALAIILLVSWPASLGIIPLWLAVILHEGSTIVVGLNALRLLK is encoded by the coding sequence GTGTTTTCACGATTATTCTCCACCCCATTTTCACCAGAAATATTAAACAATTTTTTTGAATCAGGAATGGCAGAAGATAACAGTCCCATGCTATCCCAAAAGAATCGGTTATTGAGTCGTAACCTTTCTTTAAAGTCTGCATGTATTTCTTTAGGAACATATTTGTGTGCGTTAGCTTTCTATTGGTTCCGCATTGTTGATATTTCTAATTTATTTGTTGTTTTCACATTTTTTCTTGCTGGAACTCCAGCCCTAATAAAGTCTTTAGATGATATCCGCAATAAGACTGTAAATATTGATATTTTAATGACCTCAGCAGCCTTCGGTTCTATTTTCATTGGTGGAGCCTTGGAAGGATCTTTACTTCTTGTTTTATTTGCTATTTCTGAAGCCCTTGGACAGATGGTATCAGGGAAAGCAAAGAGCACACTAGCTTCTTTAAAACATTTAGCACCTACTATTGCCTGGATAGTTGGTGAAGATGGGAACTTAGAAAAAACCCCAGTAAGTCAAGTTCAAGTTGGTGATATTATCCGAGTCAAAAGTGGCGAGATCGTTCCCTTGGATGGAGAAATTATTCACGGTTCCTCTTCTATTAATCTTATGCATCTTACTGGAGAAAAGATTCCCAAATCGTGTCAGATGGGTTCTGTAGTTCCCGCAGGAGCACATAATCTTGAAGGGAGTTTCGATCTGAAGGTTTTAAAAACAGGTGCGGACTCAACAATTGCCCATATTATCAATCTAGTTATTCAAGCACAGAAATCCAAACCTCGTTTACAACAACGTTTAGACAAATATTCCTCAGCCTATGCGCTGACTATCTTTGGTATTTCGACATCTATAGCTGTTTTGGTTCCTCTCTTTACTTCTATCCCTTTCTTAGGACCAAATAGCGCTTTTTATCGTGCCCTAGCATTTCTCATCGCAGCATCTCCTTGTGCATTAATTATTGCCATTCCCATTGCTTATCTAAGTGCAGTAAATGCCTGTGCAAAACATGGAGTTCTTCTTAAAGGCGGTGTAGTCTTAGATCGCTTAGCTTCTTGTAATTCTATTGTTATGGATAAAACAGGAACGCTAACCACTGGGGAGCTTACCTGTATTGGTTGTGATAATTTTGGAGAAAAAAATCCTGATTTCTTCCCTTCTATTTTAGCTTTAGAACAATCTTCTATGCATCCTATTGCACAAGCAATTGCTGCCTATCTTATAAAAAATAATGTCTCTTCTCTTCCTGCTGAAGAATATTGTATGATTCCAGGGAAAGGGGTTCGGGGTATTTTCCAAGGTCAAGAGGCGTTTGTAGGTAGAGTCGATACAGCTCTACAAAAAGTCCCTCAAGAGTACGTTCAAGAACTAGAAGAGCGTATACATACTGCCAGACAACGCGGAGAAATATGTTCACTAGCCTATTTACAAGGAAGCTGCGCATTATTTTATTTTAAAGATACTCCACGTCTTGATGCTGGGAAAATTGTGAAAGAACTTAGAGACGAAGGTTATCCTATTAGTATGCTCACAGGAGATCATCAAATTAGTGCAGAAAATACTGCGAAGCTCTTAGGAATTTCTGAAGTCTTTTCTGATTTATCTCCTGATGATAAATTAGAAAAAGTACGTGAACTTGCCAAGAAACGCCATATCCTTATGGTTGGTGATGGCATTAACGACGCTCCCGCTCTCGCACAAGCAACAGTTGGTGTCGCTATGGGAGAAGCAGGAAGTGCCACAGCGATAGAAGCTGCGGATATTGTTCTTCTCCATGATGCAATTTCCCTATTACCATGGATCATAAGAAAAGCAAAGAAGACGCGAAAAATCGTCACACAAAATTTAGGCTTAGCCTTAGCAATCATTCTTCTCGTTTCATGGCCCGCTTCACTAGGAATCATTCCTTTATGGCTTGCTGTGATTCTCCATGAAGGCAGTACAATTGTGGTAGGGCTTAATGCTCTACGGTTGCTAAAGTAA